GAATGTCTGAATTGAGATAGGCAGCCTCTTCCCGATCTTGGGCGATAATCAGATGTGTACCTCCGAATTTTTCAAACAAGGAGCAAAACAAGACCATGTCCAAGCTCCCAGAAAGGCCTTTGATGGCTAGATTCTCCCCATTTGCCTGATTGAGCTGGAGAGATAAAGTCTGGAAGATAGGATCAGATTGGTAAATATGTAGAAGAGCAATTCTGTCCAAAACGGGAAGGAATTAATAGGTAGAATACGTGGATGATTTGTAAAAGCCTCTTTACTAGAAGTGAGTTTTTTTCAACTTTTCTAGCTGGTAAAGTTAGCTGATTTTGGCCTAAACAAGAGATTTGACCAATTTTTGAACCAAGGCACTGGTAAAATGTTTTGAACAAGGCAAGCCCCTGCTGATGCTACTAGCTGTGCAGGGTAAATTGATGATTCTATCCAAAAAGATGAAAGGACAATCTCAACGAACCGATAAAACTTGGCTTCAACGGCTGGAAAGCCTTCATCCCTATGAAACCCTTCTTTATCTGGCCATGATCGGGAGTGGCTTGATCTTCCTTTTTTTGGTGGTTGCCTTTATTTCTTCTGGATTACATCAATTGGAAGGCTTGAATCATAGGATGCCGAATGCTTTTTTGATATCGACCTTATTGCTGATTTTATCCGGATATACAGCCACAAAAATGAGACTCTATTACCAGGAAGAAGATATCCCCAAATTGGAATCATCGCTGCGAAATACGTTTTGGCTTGGTTTGGCCTTCACCGTGCTACAAATCGCCGGATGGAAAGAGCTTGGAGACATGGGCATCCGTTTTACTGGAATTCCAAGTGGAAGTTTTCTTTATGTACTTTCAGGAATACATGTCCTACACCTTGTAGGAGCCATGGTTTTTGCATTGCTGTTGTTAATGCAATTGCGGAAAACCCAAGACGACGGTGTGCAAAAACTTCTTTTGGTTACCAATCCATATGAAAAAATGCGAATAAGGCTATTCACCGTGTATTGGCATTTTATGGATGCAGTTTGGTTGGTTTTGTTTTTACTCTTTATTCTTAGCTTCTGATGAGATTAAACTTTGAAACTCGAGTTGATTCGAATGTTTCTTCCGTGAAGGAAGGCTTTAATGAAGCGCTATTCAAAAAACTTGCACCCCCGTTTCCTCCAGTTCGAGTGAAGAGATTTGATGGGTGCTCCAAGGGTGATTTGGTTTCTTTGGAATTGAACTTTTTACTATTTCGTCAACTATGGGTAAGCGAAATAACCGAGGATTCGACGGATGAAAACGAATTCTATTTTGTGGATGAAGGTATTCAGCTCCCTTTTTTCCTGAAAACTTGGAGCCATAAACACCGAATTATCCGGCAGGGCAATGGAGCTATCATTCGGGACGAAATATCTTACACAGGCCCGTTTAGGGTATTGACTTGGTTGTTATATCCGACCCTTTGGCTCCAATTCGCATATCGAAAGCCGATCTACCGGAAGGTTTTTAAGAATGGGTAGGTAAATTTTCGCAGTTGAGGACTTTGCAGTCACCGTAAAGAACCAAAGAATGACTGGTGATGTAGGACTGAAATTCCCTTCCCATTGCCTCTTTGATTTCATTGATTTTGGGATCAGAAAACTCTCGGATTTTTCGACATTGATTACATACATGGTGGTCATGATGCTTGTAAGTCAGTGCTTGTTCATAAAGAGCGACTTTATCTTTGAATTGATGTTTTACCGCCAAGCCACTATCGACTAATAGGTCCAAGGTATTGTAAATCGTTGCTCGACTGATGGTGTAACCTTTGTTTCGCATTTTCAGAAAAAGCCCTTCCACATCGATGTGTTCGTCTTCTGGAAGTGCATATAATTCATCAATTACCGAAAAGCGCTCAGGGGTTTTTCGACTTCCTTGTTTGAGTAGATAGTTTTCAAAAATCTTTTTTGCTTTTTGAATCAGTGCTTGGTCTGCCATAAGAATATCTCCTTGTATAGCTAAAGATGAAAGTTTCCGGATTTTTTGACAAAAGACCTTGGTAATTCTCAGCTTATTTGGTTCGAGTCTAAATTGATAAATAGACTCTGGATACAAAAAAATTGAAAGTCCCAAAGAAGTATTTGGCTTTTTTCGAGAACGCCTTTGCGTAAAATCCGTTATCTTTTTGGGACTTCCGAAGGGTGATTTATGATGAATTGGAACAGGTTCATGCTTCTTTTTTTCTTGTTTGCCACCACCGCAAGCTGGGGGCAAGTACCTGGATTTTTTCTTAAGGATGATGTAAAAAAAGCTCGGATTCCATTCTATTCTTCCAATAGCTTGATAATTGTTCCCCTTTCGATCAATGGAAATGAAAAGATCAATTTTCTGATTGATACGGGAGTTAGATCCAATATTCTATTCAGTAAAAAGCTGGGAGATGCCTTGGGATTGGACTATACCCGAAGACTTAACATTATTGGTGCAGACGGAACTACCGGGATATGGGCTCAGGTGTCTCCAGTCAATACGTTGGACCTTGGACCAGTGCAGGGCCAGCTTCAGAGCCTGTTGGTTTTAGAGGAGGATTTCTTTGAGTTGGAATCGGTGATCGGTGTCCCGGTTTATGGAATTATTGGCCATGATTTTTTCAAATACAATCCTGTAAAAATCAATTATGATGAGGGGTTTTTGGAATTTTATCAATCCGATAAATTGAAATGGAGACCACCTTTATTCAAAAAGTTAACCTTGTCCGTTGAAGACAGCAAAGCCTATGTGCAAGCTAAAGTCAAGCAAAAAGACGGCTCAAAACTCGATGCGAAGCTCCTGATCGATACTGGAGCTAATCATGGTCTACTACTCAACCGAGAAACATCGACGGACATCATCCTTCCGGAGCTTTTTATCGAATCAGAACTTGGGCAGTCCTTGGGTGGCGTTTTGTATGGATTTATGGGAAGGGTTGAGGCTTTAAATTTTAAATCAATGTCTCTTAAAAAAGTGCTGACGTCATTTCCTGAAGAAAATAACTTTAGCGAAGTGATCAAAGCAACCGGACGAAAGGGAAGCCTTGGTTCGGAAGTCCTTGGAAGGATGCGGATTATTTTGGACTATCCCAGAGAGCGAATGTTGGTCAAGCGAGGGGAGACCTTTTACCAGCCTTTCGAATTTGACATGAGCGGGATGAATATCAAGAAAACTCCTACAGATGAAATTAGAATCTATGTAAGCGATGTCAGACCCGGGTCAGCAGCCTATAAAGTCGGGATTTTGCCATTTGATGAGATTTTGTCCATCAATAAAGTTCCGGTTTTTCTTTGGGAACTTCCAGATGTCTTTAAGCTGATGCGATCTGAAGAGGGAAGGGAGATTGTCCTGGAAATGAGGCGCTATATCAATAATGACCTCACGAATTACAGTGATTATACGGTCAGTATTTTCCTTAAAAAGCAGATCTAAAGTCCCTTTTGCCAAAAGATAATTTGGTTACCTTTGATCGGACATACAACATATCTATCGGAAATTCCGTGTATGTTTCTCGTTTGATAACACAACCCAATCACAATGAAAAAACTCCTTATTCCAGTGGCGATTATCGCCGTTTTAGGTATTTACTTGTACACAAAGGCTGTGGGGACATACAATCAGTTTGTCCAAACAGAAGAAACCATCAACGGAATGTGGGCTGAAGTAGAAACTCAGTACCAACGACGTGCTGATTTGATTCCAAACTTGGTGAACACAGTGAAAGGCTACGCGGAATTTGAACAAGAAACACTCACAGGCGTGGTGGAAGCAAGATCCAAAGCCACTTCTGTTCAAATCGATCCCACCAATCTTACTCCAGAAAAACTTGGAGAATTTCAGAAAGCTCAGGATCAGCTTTCCGGCGCTTTGAGTAGACTTTTGGTTACGATCGAAAAGTATCCAGACCTTAAGGCTAACCAAAACTTCTTGGAACTTCAGGCTCAGCTCGAAGGCACTGAAAATAGAATTTCAGTGGCGCGAAGAAATTTCAACGAGTCGGTGCAGGCATACAATCAAAACTTGAGAACCTTCCCGAACAACATCTTTGCAGGTTGGTATAATTTCGAAGCTAAAGGATACTTCCAAGCATCGGAAGGCGCAGAAAATGCACCAACAGTCCAATTCTAAGAAAGCCCATGGCAGAAAAATTATTTTCTCCGGAACAAAAGAAAGAAATCGTCTCAGCCATCCAGCGTGCTGAGACGATGACTTCCGGTGAAATACAGGTTCACATCGAAAACACCTGTAAAGGAGACGTTTTAGATCGAGCTGCAGAAGTCTTTGAATCACTGAAAATGTATCAAACCAAAGACCGAAATGGAGTCTTGATTTACTTGGCAGTGAAAGATCAAAAATTTGCGATCCTTGGTGACGCAGGGATCAATAGCAAGGTACCCAATGGATTTTGGGAGGATACCAAAAATTTGATGGCGGGATTTTTCCGGCAAGGCAAATTTTCCCAAGGTTTGATTGAAGGAATTCAACATGCCGGATGCCAACTCAGCACCCACTTCCCTTACGACGCCGAAGGCGACCAAAACGAATTATCGGATGAAATTTCTTTCGGCTAAGAGGCCCGTCTTTCTCTTAATATTCCTGATTTTGACTCAGCTAGGTTTTGCCCAGGATTTCCCTCCTGTTCCAAATCCTCCCCGATTGGTCAATGACTTCACTGGAACCTTATCCTCTCAGGAAGTTCAGCAATTGGAGCAAAAGCTGGTCGCATATAATGACAGTACCTCTACCCAGATTGCCATTGTGATGATGCGTTCGGTAGGCGAGTATGATATTGCAGACTACTCCTTCCGATTGGCAGAAAAATGGGGGATCGGGGGAGCAAAAAATGACAACGGGATCCTGATTCTAGCGGCAATGGATGACCGAAAGGTATTTATCGCCACAGGCTATGGACTGGAAGGCGCTGTGCCAGATGCCCTTGCCAAACGGATTGTGACGAGTCTAATCGTACCTAATTTTAAAATGGAAGCCTATTATGAAGGGTTGGATAAAGCAACCGACATGATAATCAAGCTGGCTTCAGGAGAGTACCAAGCCGATGAAGTGACTTCAGATGGAAATTCAGGAGGAGCTGGATTGGTAATATTCTTATTTATCCTTCTTTTTATCATCCTTCCGTTGATCAAGAATCGAAAAGATAACGACAACCACATGGGAGGAAAAGGTGGTGGTGTAGATATCTGGACGACCATCATGCTCGCCAATATGCTCAAAGGCTCAGGTCGAGGCAAGTGGGGTGATTTCTCTTCCGGAGGTGGATCCTTTGGAGGCGGAGGTGGATTTGGAGGATTCGGAGGTGGATCCTTTGGTGGTGGCGGTGCTGGAGGAAGCTGGTAAAAAAAATTACAGTCTCAGTAAGCTCTATTGCTGAGACTGTATTATTTCCAGTGCGTCTTGAATTAGGTCTTGCTCAAATCCTCTGGACATCAAGTATTGAATCACTTTATATTTTTTGATGGACAAGTTGGGTTCTTTGGTGGAGAGCCACTTCTTTTCTACTTCTCGTTGCAAGGTCTCCGCATATTCTTCCAAATCAATCTCTGAAAGGCCAAGTTGGATACATTGTTTACTGATCTGTCTCATACCCAATTCCCTTGAAATCCTAGATTTCCCCCATCGCTTGAGGCGGAATTTGCCTCTGGCAAAGGCTCTGGCAAATCGCTCTTCATTCAAAAATCCATCACTGATTAAACCGGCGATGAGTTCTTCCTGAGCCTCCCCATGGATACCTTTTTCGAATAGTTTTCTTCGAACATCCCATTGGCAGCGCTCCTGATAAGCGCAGAATGTTTCCAGTTTTCCTTTAGCCTCATGGATCGTCCATGACTTTTTTGGCTCCTCGCCAGGGTAATTTTTTCCCCAAGTGGACATTTTTAGGTAATTTCAGCCCAAAATACTCTCTGCTCAAGTTTTTTCAAACCTAAAATAAACAAGCCTAACTATGAGAAAGAAAATCGTTGCTGGTAACTGGAAAATGAATATGACCTTCGAAGAAGGCCAAAAGCTTACTTCAGAAATTGTCAATATGTTCCAGGACGAAGCCATCCAAGATGTGACGGTTGTCCTCAATCCTCCTTTTCCACATATTCATCCTGTCAAAAAATTGATTGGTGATGTTCCTGGAATCTACCTCGGATCACAAAACTGTTCCGATAAAGAGTCCGGGGCATTTACTGGAGAAGTTTCTGCAAAAATCTTGGCTTCCTTTGGAGTTCAGTATGTGATCCTTGGACACTCTGAGCGTCGCGAATATTTCAAAGAATCCAATGAGCTTTTGGAAGTAAAAGTAAAGCAGGCATTGGCTCATGGTTTGACACCGATCTTTTGCTGCGGTGAGTCTTTGGAAATCCGCATGGCGGGTACGCATGAATCCAATGTGAAATTCCAGCTTACCCAAAGTTTGTTTAGCCTTTCTCCAGAAGATTTTTCAAAGGTTGTTATTGCCTATGAACCTATCTGGGCGATCGGTACTGGAAAAACAGCTACTTCTGATCAAGCACAAGAAATGCATCTGGCGTTAAGACGTCATATTGCTACCAAATACGGAAAGGAAATCGCAGGAAATACATCCATTCTTTATGGAGGTAGCGCCAATCCAGGCAATGCCAAGGAGCTTTTCTCCAAGCCAGATGTTGACGGCGGATTGATCGGTGGCGCTTCGCTCAAATCCCGTGACTTCATCGACATTGTCAAGTCATTCTAATCAAATTTTCAATATAAAATCTAAGGTAGGTCTGTGAATTCACAGACCTATTCTTTATCCCCCAACCATGGAATATCTCGAGTTTAAAATCAAGTGTTCGGAGGATTTCCGAGAAATATTAATCGCTGAATTGGCTGCAATTGGCTTTGATTCTTTTCTGGAAACTGAGGACGGAATAGATGCCTATTCTCCGGAGGAAAGCTTTGATCGAGAGAGTTTTCAGCAAATTATCGACGAATATCAGGAAGCGGGACAGATTTCCGTTTTGGAAGGAAAAATGC
Above is a window of Algoriphagus sanaruensis DNA encoding:
- a CDS encoding cytochrome c oxidase subunit 3 is translated as MLLAVQGKLMILSKKMKGQSQRTDKTWLQRLESLHPYETLLYLAMIGSGLIFLFLVVAFISSGLHQLEGLNHRMPNAFLISTLLLILSGYTATKMRLYYQEEDIPKLESSLRNTFWLGLAFTVLQIAGWKELGDMGIRFTGIPSGSFLYVLSGIHVLHLVGAMVFALLLLMQLRKTQDDGVQKLLLVTNPYEKMRIRLFTVYWHFMDAVWLVLFLLFILSF
- a CDS encoding TPM domain-containing protein; the encoded protein is MAEKLFSPEQKKEIVSAIQRAETMTSGEIQVHIENTCKGDVLDRAAEVFESLKMYQTKDRNGVLIYLAVKDQKFAILGDAGINSKVPNGFWEDTKNLMAGFFRQGKFSQGLIEGIQHAGCQLSTHFPYDAEGDQNELSDEISFG
- a CDS encoding aspartyl protease family protein encodes the protein MLLFFLFATTASWGQVPGFFLKDDVKKARIPFYSSNSLIIVPLSINGNEKINFLIDTGVRSNILFSKKLGDALGLDYTRRLNIIGADGTTGIWAQVSPVNTLDLGPVQGQLQSLLVLEEDFFELESVIGVPVYGIIGHDFFKYNPVKINYDEGFLEFYQSDKLKWRPPLFKKLTLSVEDSKAYVQAKVKQKDGSKLDAKLLIDTGANHGLLLNRETSTDIILPELFIESELGQSLGGVLYGFMGRVEALNFKSMSLKKVLTSFPEENNFSEVIKATGRKGSLGSEVLGRMRIILDYPRERMLVKRGETFYQPFEFDMSGMNIKKTPTDEIRIYVSDVRPGSAAYKVGILPFDEILSINKVPVFLWELPDVFKLMRSEEGREIVLEMRRYINNDLTNYSDYTVSIFLKKQI
- a CDS encoding TPM domain-containing protein — encoded protein: MKFLSAKRPVFLLIFLILTQLGFAQDFPPVPNPPRLVNDFTGTLSSQEVQQLEQKLVAYNDSTSTQIAIVMMRSVGEYDIADYSFRLAEKWGIGGAKNDNGILILAAMDDRKVFIATGYGLEGAVPDALAKRIVTSLIVPNFKMEAYYEGLDKATDMIIKLASGEYQADEVTSDGNSGGAGLVIFLFILLFIILPLIKNRKDNDNHMGGKGGGVDIWTTIMLANMLKGSGRGKWGDFSSGGGSFGGGGGFGGFGGGSFGGGGAGGSW
- a CDS encoding regulatory protein RecX, giving the protein MSTWGKNYPGEEPKKSWTIHEAKGKLETFCAYQERCQWDVRRKLFEKGIHGEAQEELIAGLISDGFLNEERFARAFARGKFRLKRWGKSRISRELGMRQISKQCIQLGLSEIDLEEYAETLQREVEKKWLSTKEPNLSIKKYKVIQYLMSRGFEQDLIQDALEIIQSQQ
- a CDS encoding LemA family protein, with translation MKKLLIPVAIIAVLGIYLYTKAVGTYNQFVQTEETINGMWAEVETQYQRRADLIPNLVNTVKGYAEFEQETLTGVVEARSKATSVQIDPTNLTPEKLGEFQKAQDQLSGALSRLLVTIEKYPDLKANQNFLELQAQLEGTENRISVARRNFNESVQAYNQNLRTFPNNIFAGWYNFEAKGYFQASEGAENAPTVQF
- the tpiA gene encoding triose-phosphate isomerase, encoding MRKKIVAGNWKMNMTFEEGQKLTSEIVNMFQDEAIQDVTVVLNPPFPHIHPVKKLIGDVPGIYLGSQNCSDKESGAFTGEVSAKILASFGVQYVILGHSERREYFKESNELLEVKVKQALAHGLTPIFCCGESLEIRMAGTHESNVKFQLTQSLFSLSPEDFSKVVIAYEPIWAIGTGKTATSDQAQEMHLALRRHIATKYGKEIAGNTSILYGGSANPGNAKELFSKPDVDGGLIGGASLKSRDFIDIVKSF
- a CDS encoding Fur family transcriptional regulator — encoded protein: MADQALIQKAKKIFENYLLKQGSRKTPERFSVIDELYALPEDEHIDVEGLFLKMRNKGYTISRATIYNTLDLLVDSGLAVKHQFKDKVALYEQALTYKHHDHHVCNQCRKIREFSDPKINEIKEAMGREFQSYITSHSLVLYGDCKVLNCENLPTHS
- a CDS encoding SRPBCC family protein translates to MRLNFETRVDSNVSSVKEGFNEALFKKLAPPFPPVRVKRFDGCSKGDLVSLELNFLLFRQLWVSEITEDSTDENEFYFVDEGIQLPFFLKTWSHKHRIIRQGNGAIIRDEISYTGPFRVLTWLLYPTLWLQFAYRKPIYRKVFKNG